The Cryptomeria japonica chromosome 2, Sugi_1.0, whole genome shotgun sequence region ttgaattatctaaggcaacagttcaaggagagcgatcaccggaGCATCAAATGTACTATCTAACTGGCATGATCCAGTAGACTGAGACCATTCTCTccgacaacaacaaattcatgcagagcctaaatctagttttggcagacattttttcagattgtaaccaaccggttacaggcgatgaggtagcatttttttgtattctttgattctttttgacaaggtgtcaaagggggagtagtagtatagagaaaaataaggagtattatggagaaaataaatgcacaaaggagatcacttgctcagggggagcacacttctttttggatttcatttttggatatcagttttggatttttctcatgagtgttgccatcaatgccaaagggggagattgttagcattctacactctaatgagaatagttgatgttgtcattgatggcaaccaactggcaacaggtttctacacatgcaccagcATCATAGATATCATACACcagcaggcaccggcaccgacatgcACTTCCACCGGCATCCAGATTGCActggaaatgaagtataccgacactcaggccgacatgggataaagttttgtttatgtgaattgttttgtaaatgtaattaactatttgtaagccgacttggtatattgtatagacccatatatgtatgagatctcttAAGTcatttggcattctacactctaatgagaatagttgatgttgtcattgatggcaaccaactggcaacaggtttctacacatgcaccagcATCACAAATATCATACAtcggcaggcaccggcaccgacaggcacttctactggcatccagattacatcggaaatgaagtataccgacactcaagccgacatgggataaagttttgtttatgtgaattgttttgtaaatgtaattaactatttgtaagccgacttggtatattgtatagacccatatatgtatgagatctcttAAGTCATTTTGAAGAATGTAATAAgaaaaagaatgtaatgaataggaaattattgtatgaggtgatatagtggacaacgaaggttttggttaagatatctaactgagcttaagctggtactgaaccaggcatttgagatgctattttgagcagtacattgtatcgtatttaattatccatattgtagttagtgagactcttttgagcagtgcgctccaggcagttggctttcctgcatgtgcaagcccttattgtaagtagtatttattcattggccagtgagtaaatattgtgggtcacaaatcccaatgaggtttttcccacaccgggtttcctcgttaaaatatcttgtgttatggtgtgtttctatgttgtctctgttatttgtgtttactgcattaattcttgtttaccggtacactgttttgggttgcaaagttataaataagtttaaatattcaagtaaccggttagacactgattcacccccttctcagtgtctttgggactgtctttGAATCTAACAAAGTCCTCCCAGGATGAGGTTGTGCTTCTTTCTACTATTGTGGCCTCTGCTGGCCCCCTGGATACTACTGGTGTGAACCCCTCATGCCTTGAGGTTTCTTCTTTTGTTGCTCATGTTCTGCAACAATAGTCTATTCCTTGTGAATCTGCTCGAGGTGTTTTTTCTGCAGCAACAATCTGCTCTAGGTGCGGATAGTCCCTCTGAGGGGTTTCCCCACTTGATCTTACTTGCAATGATGTCTCTAACAATAGTATTGCCTAGACTGTTGTCCGTCGTATGCATAAAGGTAAGTCCTCCCCTCCCAAATTCCATATCAGGTTGGGGtgattctccccactcttgagttgggttcaTAGCTTTTTGTTATTGTGTTGTTGGTTTAGTTGGCTTGGTTGACCTTTTAACAGTGGTCTTTTGACCTACTGTTATTGGCTTCTTCGACCTGAGCTTGCACAAGGCGAGCACCTGACCCTTGTTTTGATGCCTCATTTTTATTGTCTATGAGCCATTTGTATACAGAGTCAATTGTTAGTTCAACTTGAATATATTGTCACCAAGAAGGGAAAAAAATTAAACTTCAAAGTTGATTCTCGTTTCCAATACAGACATCACTTCGATAATCATGAAATGTCAGCTGATTCTCGTTTCCGATACTAACACCACTTCGATGGTCGTGAAATTTCATATTTATTCTCCTTTCGATGATCATTCGATTTATGAGTTTTGCCAAAATGGTTGTATTCTGAGAATAAAATTCCATAGCTAAAATTTTGAAACTGAACAGGTAACTTCCGTATAAACTTCATATCTAAAAGAAATCTGATCCTGAGATTTACAGCATGGTATAGAGGATGTTCCACCCACAGGATGTATTCCTCTCAGGGGTGGAAGTGTCATAATAATATTTCAACTCTGCAAACAAATAATCATGGATTTTTTCAACTTCCCTGTGGCCACTAAACAGTATACCCTAATCTAGCAATTGTCTGAGGTGGAATAATCTTAACCGTGACTACTATACTAACATATATATAGAGGAGACCGGTGATATATCTGCATTAGAATGAAAAGCTCTGCAATCGCCAAAGTGCCTATGAATAGAATTTTGTACACACTTCTACAATCAACATTCTAGTTGACAGAAGAAACAATACTCCCATATGCATATGCTGCGATGCGATCAATCTCGCAAATCTTCTGAGGGTGTCTTTGCTCCGCCTGAATATGATTCCAACTCGAAGGGGGACTCCAAATTGCCCAGGTGCTTGAGTATATTGAATGCTGTCAATTGTGCTTACTGCACCAACAAATGTCTTGCTTCTGTGCGGTGTATTATTTACTTTGGAGCTTCTTTCAACCAGCATCGAAGATTCAGCCACAACAAGAGGCCACCACATTTGTCTTCTCTGTTTTCTTAACAACCTTCGGCGCAGCTTCTTTTCTTGATTCATAACATTGTGAAGTGTTCTCAGATAGTTTCGAGAATCATGATCCCTAAGTACACATCCATCAGAACCATATGCATGTGGGTCGCTCAGGGTTTCAAGCGGATGGGGAGAATTCAAAAAGGCCATTTGAGCAGCCCGCACTTGCACTTCCCGTGATGGTTCATTATCACTTTCATTGTTCAAGATGTGGCGAAGAATGTACAAGCCACTCCCAGAAGGGAGTAAATGGTGAGGAGGAGAAACTTGGTCATCAGGTTGTAGAATTAGCAACTGTCCCATTGGGGCATACAAGAGtctctgcaaaaaaaaaaaaatcagaacttGTGACAATGAAACTCTTTGCTTGGAATACACAGAATAGTATTTGAAACGCTATTACAGAGAGGGCCAATACCAGATTGTCAAGGCAAGGGTGATTGCGAAAACTGGCATTTAATCTCTTTAAAATTTCTGCAACATGATCAGGATAATGGCATGAGAATGCTCTGGGTACAATATCCCTGTGCATCATTACTGATTGTATGTGACTTGTAGGGAGGCCTAATTTTTTAAGTAGATGATCACCCCCGCACATTATACATGGTGATCCAAATGTTATAACTGGCAGCAGCAAAGACACAGGAAGCACTCCTCTTATCAGAAGCATCAAATTTACCAACACAGAAAGACTTCCTCCAAGTGAATGGCCTGTAAAACGAAAGCGAGCATCCTCTCCATGTGTTTTCAGATGAGAATGAATCTCAGGCAACATTTGTTCGTATATACCCTTAGCTGCTTCATAGATTCCTCTGTGTACAAGAACTCCCAACCCCTGAACAGGAACAATCCAAAATCCAATAGTTAGTTTTCAAACCTCAGGTAGAAATATACTAAGTTTTGTTCATGGAAAAAAGATGTTACAAACATTTATTCccgtttaaatgttttaagtgCATGGTATGTATCTCCTAACCAATATACCAAACAGGGTATTGCAACGAGGCATCCACTTTATTACTTTAGTCAGTTCTTCTTCGCATGTAAGAGTAAAATGCTTACAAGGCAAAGATTTTTACACACGTGTACATACAAGATTTCTTATGTATGATTATGGATTCTCAATCAAAAAGACCAAAACGAAGTAAATATATAAAGCAAAGACTACGTTAGTGTTTAAAATTATACTATTCGATCATAGTTACCAGGTTTAAAAATTCGATTCATTCGGGAGGTCAACAAAAATTGGAAATCcagaattttcaaaaaatttctagagGAATTGATAAGTCTGGACCAAATTGGACAAATATGACCAATCCAAAAAATCCATGGTATCTATGTTTTTTGTGGTACAAGAAACCAACATTTTCAAAGTAGCTGTGGATATGGATCTTCAAGCAAAAGATCAAAATGAAGTCTTTACCAAAGAACCCACTTTCAGCAGTCTAATGCTTGTGTGGCATGAAGAAGTCAAGATTTGCAGGCATATATATACTGAGATGTGAAGCACCGATATAGATCCTTCACTAAAAGACCAAACTAGTTGGCAACCTACTAACTTTCATTACTCTAGTGTGTGAATATATTAAAGTACGCTTGTGTGGTATAAATAATGAGATTTGCAAGAATATACATGAAAAACTTCTTATGGAAATGGTAACGGACTATTTAATAAAAGGCTAAACCAAGTATGCTTATGGGGCATAAAGACACCAAGATTTGCAGGAATGTACATGAGACTTCGTTATGGGAATGGTAACGGATTATTTTACTGAAAAGATAAACCAGGGTTCTTGGCAACGCATCCACTTTCATCAGTCAAATGCTTGTGCTGTGCTTTCAAGTAAGTGAATCTCTTGTTTAAAATAGGTTCAGATAAACCTTCACCATTCACAAAACAATATCTTCTCATAAGCATCTGTCCAATACCATTGCTTACCTCAAATTGGATGGACTCGAAAAATAAATTCGCTTGCCAAGAAGCGAAGGACTCAGAACCCTGCATAAGCAAACGCACAAAGCAGAATATGAATAGCCAAAACCATACTTTATAGAAAATACCTATTTATAGGTCTGCAAAACAAGCAAGCATAAAGGAAAGGAGACGTTCACTTTATGGTGATTAAACAAGATAAGAATATTTGAGAATTTAGGGAGAATTGTAATATCAGTAGCCTTCCAAAAGTTCTCACCCAAAGAATATACTATTTACCTGAATAACGAAAAGTCGTGTATGAGTGCTTTCCTCGTCACAAACGAACCATTCACATGGAGAAGAATGTATTGACTGTAAATCATTTGCAACAGCTTGCTTTGTTTCCTCCTCAGCGGCCACTACTGCAGTCACAGAACTGGTAGCTATAAATGAAGCCACCTCTGACTTGGAAAGGCTAGAGATCTCATTGGAAAATTCGTTGTGTGTTGAAGAGTTCATTAAAGCTCCCTTATATTCACAGCCAGGAGTAACCTCTATTGCAACCTCTTCATTGCTCGCAACTGCCTTGATCCCTGGTGCCTCACAGTCCTTATCTTCTTCTCCAGCCTGTCTGGTCTCATTTTTCAAATTTTCGTCAACATCATGCTCATTTTTTTGGTTGGATTTAAATGGCAGTAAATACTTAGTTTGTGAATGCAAATAGGAAGCTGCAGCGGCTGCTATTTCATAAGCAACCGCTGGGCTTACAGTGAGCCTCCTTTTTGACTTTGCTTCACTGCCGTGGCTGTTATTTTTCCCTGACGATGTAACCAAAGACATATCATTTGCAGCTAATTCCTTCACCTTCTTAGCAGCTTCCATTTTCTTCTCCAAAGATGAGGTTATAAATCTAAGGTGGTGATTCTTTAAGAGTTCATTCGGCTGCAGTCATAGGAATCACAAGTAAATTTTAAGTACTAATTAGATTTTGTGGGAAATAGAACGTTTCTAATAGGAAAGAATAGTAAGATAAATATCCAACAGGTATAGCATGGGTTACTAATTGTATATAGACAAGTCCCAAAAAACTCCTATTTCAAATATCGAATAAGTTGGCTATTGAACATGCCTTTCAAAAAATTTCAGCAGTTTAATCTAATAGATTGTAAGAACATTAACGACTCATTGTTTCAGTGTCAAGTTAAACAGAGTTTAATGACCTCCATTGAAATATATAATTCCCTATCCAAATGATATTTAAATCAAATGTAACATCAGGCACCATCCCTCCTGTGTTTCTTGAAGCatttataaaataaatgtgttcatTCACAAAAATAGCAGGGCACAGCATTGCCATTGATGAGACGTAAACTACTCAACATGTTCTCATAAATGAACTTATGAGAGTTATTTCTTACTTTGAGCTTGCTAGAATAGTAGTCAAAGGCTATCAGGATGCGTTGGTTGGGGAGAAATTCTCCAGCATTGACTGGAGAAGAAAAGTTTTGGAGATCTAATTTGGAAAGCCACCAAAGCCTCCACGAGATCTTACCAACTGTCTTAAAGAATTATCTGTTATTCATATTCTCATTGATCTTAAATTTGAAGATGCTATCCCATTACTTACCAACCAGAATTATTGAGCATTCCATTAAAAGGGGAATAAAAAATTGGTAAAGAGGAAAACAAAAGATATTCAAGATGTGATGCTTACATATGGAAGTGCTATATTTGAAGATGCTATCCCATTACTTATTCAAAACAGAGTTATTCGACATTCAATTGAAGGAAAGGGCAAAACAAAAGACATTCAAGGATGAAATGCTTACATATGGAAGTGCTATTCTTGTCTCACATATTCAGAATCTAAAATCTATTTTTTAACACGGCATTCAGACAAGGCTTCCCCAAAgaatggatatgaaatttttccACAACATTCTTGTGACAAGGGGATACGCATATTCAACTAGAAGGAGCACCAAGCGATTACAGCACTGTTAACTGGAATACCCCAGTAGTCTCCCATAGAAAAAGGGGTACTCTATGAGTCTAACCTATTGGACCTAGGCTTGTAGACGAAAACGCAAGTTCAAATGACACATATGACATACAATGCAAGTTAAATGACACCTGAAAATGATGACGCTGAATATTTCAATAGAGGTTTTTTCTCTTGTCTGACATGACCTCAATTGGGAAAATTCTGAACTCAAATGGCACTCATGACATACAATGAAGTTAAAATGGCAACAGATAAAGATGACAATGAATTTTCCACTCATTTGTCTAAAATTCAATAAAATGAAATGGTTCTCATGAGTCATACCTTAATGTTGGGAATTTTATATGCCATATTGCACAGTTGCGACAATTGGGCAAAAAA contains the following coding sequences:
- the LOC131042086 gene encoding phospholipase A1 PLIP2, chloroplastic, with amino-acid sequence MEAFSCTQPGRSVSLFSETHTVSVPSFKGRHSNVKCSASPRNANVNGGSVAETSRSPLRLFWFVKGGREHNNIGKQLDEDSNISLLNGTMDLNLRESLQEKSRIEEEDSYEHYGGTDSDDQDEEDPSFGVADGNRNGYFDEPSESDEGEGISSVERGNWVEKILEMRSFWKDKDNCKSAAVMEPLKNQGSSSSSSCSEDDHDGVCGCCYTDDRSVRSHILEAPGTEAKHDRNSFSRFLHRVSLSEIKFFAQLSQLCNMAYKIPNIKPNELLKNHHLRFITSSLEKKMEAAKKVKELAANDMSLVTSSGKNNSHGSEAKSKRRLTVSPAVAYEIAAAAASYLHSQTKYLLPFKSNQKNEHDVDENLKNETRQAGEEDKDCEAPGIKAVASNEEVAIEVTPGCEYKGALMNSSTHNEFSNEISSLSKSEVASFIATSSVTAVVAAEEETKQAVANDLQSIHSSPCEWFVCDEESTHTRLFVIQGSESFASWQANLFFESIQFEGLGVLVHRGIYEAAKGIYEQMLPEIHSHLKTHGEDARFRFTGHSLGGSLSVLVNLMLLIRGVLPVSLLLPVITFGSPCIMCGGDHLLKKLGLPTSHIQSVMMHRDIVPRAFSCHYPDHVAEILKRLNASFRNHPCLDNLRLLYAPMGQLLILQPDDQVSPPHHLLPSGSGLYILRHILNNESDNEPSREVQVRAAQMAFLNSPHPLETLSDPHAYGSDGCVLRDHDSRNYLRTLHNVMNQEKKLRRRLLRKQRRQMWWPLVVAESSMLVERSSKVNNTPHRSKTFVGAVSTIDSIQYTQAPGQFGVPLRVGIIFRRSKDTLRRFARLIASQHMHMGVLFLLSTRMLIVEVCTKFYS